Proteins found in one Methylobacter sp. S3L5C genomic segment:
- the mnmA gene encoding tRNA 2-thiouridine(34) synthase MnmA has product MSKNIIVGMSGGVDSSVTALLLQEQGHQVTGLFMKNWEEDDGTEYCTAMEDLADAQQVCDKLGIELKTVNFATEYWDEVFEVFLSEFKAGRTPNPDILCNKHVKFKAFLNYAIEDLGAEYIATGHYARVANSPNRSDKNKDEFFLLKGLDPNKEQSYFLYTLGQKALSKTLFPIGHLHKPEIRLLADKAGFANSRKKDSTGICFIGERKFTEFLQRYLPTQPGEMRTPEGQYIGKHSGLMYYTFGQRQGMGIGGVKNTPDEPWYVLDKDLENNILIVGQGHDHPLMLHNTLEAGQLDWCSNESLTEPLRCTAKTRYRQADQDCHVEPLTNDRIKVSFDQPQRAITPGQSVVFYDGEICLGGGIIESKYNTN; this is encoded by the coding sequence ATGAGTAAAAATATAATCGTTGGTATGTCTGGCGGTGTTGACTCTTCGGTAACTGCCTTGCTATTACAAGAACAAGGGCATCAAGTCACCGGTTTATTCATGAAAAACTGGGAAGAAGATGACGGCACAGAATATTGTACTGCCATGGAAGACCTTGCCGATGCGCAACAAGTCTGCGATAAACTGGGTATAGAACTTAAAACCGTCAATTTTGCCACCGAATACTGGGATGAAGTCTTTGAAGTTTTCTTGTCTGAATTTAAAGCCGGACGGACACCAAATCCCGATATTTTGTGTAATAAGCATGTAAAATTTAAAGCCTTTCTAAATTATGCCATTGAAGACCTGGGTGCAGAATACATCGCTACTGGTCATTATGCCCGTGTTGCAAACTCACCAAACCGGAGTGATAAAAACAAGGATGAGTTTTTCTTGTTAAAAGGACTCGATCCTAATAAAGAGCAAAGCTATTTTCTTTATACGCTGGGACAAAAAGCCTTGTCAAAAACCCTGTTTCCCATCGGTCACCTGCACAAGCCCGAAATCCGGCTATTGGCAGACAAGGCGGGGTTTGCCAATAGTCGTAAAAAAGACAGTACCGGTATCTGTTTTATCGGCGAGCGTAAATTTACCGAGTTTCTTCAGCGTTATCTCCCTACCCAGCCAGGTGAAATGCGCACGCCCGAAGGTCAGTACATTGGCAAACATTCCGGCTTAATGTATTACACCTTTGGTCAACGCCAAGGAATGGGCATAGGCGGCGTTAAAAATACCCCTGATGAACCGTGGTATGTACTCGACAAAGATCTGGAAAATAATATATTAATCGTGGGCCAGGGCCACGATCATCCACTCATGTTGCATAACACGCTGGAAGCCGGCCAACTGGATTGGTGCAGCAATGAATCCTTAACAGAACCGCTACGCTGTACCGCCAAAACCCGCTACCGACAGGCAGATCAGGATTGCCACGTCGAACCACTAACAAACGATCGCATCAAAGTCAGTTTTGATCAACCGCAAAGAGCCATTACACCCGGACAATCCGTGGTTTTTTATGACGGTGAAATATGCTTGGGCGGCGGAATTATTGAATCCAAATACAATACAAATTAA
- a CDS encoding NUDIX hydrolase — MVWKPRVTVAAVIERDNRFLLVEEETPRGLQFNQPAGHFEKNEDLIAAVKREVNEETAWHFEPEHLISVQLWRKNPELPTFIRVCFSGHCHSHNPDQQLDEGIVATHWLTRDEIAAQQHRLRSPLVLISVDEYLNGHLYPLSLIQSFLDLDHDHE; from the coding sequence ATGGTTTGGAAACCACGCGTTACCGTTGCAGCCGTTATCGAACGAGATAATCGATTTTTACTCGTTGAAGAAGAGACGCCTCGCGGACTACAGTTTAATCAACCTGCCGGACATTTTGAAAAAAACGAGGATCTGATTGCCGCTGTCAAGCGCGAAGTGAATGAAGAAACAGCCTGGCATTTCGAGCCCGAACATCTTATTTCCGTCCAACTTTGGCGTAAAAACCCTGAGTTACCCACCTTTATCAGGGTTTGTTTTTCCGGTCACTGCCATAGCCATAATCCCGATCAACAACTGGATGAAGGCATAGTCGCAACACACTGGCTAACACGTGACGAAATTGCCGCACAGCAGCATCGGCTACGTAGTCCTTTAGTTCTTATTAGTGTAGACGAATACCTGAATGGACACCTTTATCCTTTATCACTAATACAATCATTTCTCGATCTTGATCATGATCATGAGTAA
- the clpS gene encoding ATP-dependent Clp protease adapter ClpS — protein sequence MPDFDPLKYNDEDLVVQEAKPKLKRPPLYKVILLNDDFTPMDFVIDVLMGFFAMTEQKATQVMLQIHTQGVGVCGTYSKDVAETKVYIVNDYSREHQHPLMCSMEEV from the coding sequence ATGCCCGATTTTGATCCGTTAAAATATAATGATGAAGACTTGGTTGTTCAAGAAGCCAAGCCTAAGTTAAAAAGACCGCCGCTATATAAAGTTATTTTGTTAAATGATGATTTTACGCCCATGGATTTTGTCATTGATGTTTTGATGGGGTTTTTTGCCATGACCGAACAAAAGGCAACACAGGTCATGCTGCAAATACATACTCAAGGGGTAGGTGTCTGTGGAACTTATTCTAAAGATGTTGCTGAAACTAAAGTATATATAGTCAACGATTATTCACGGGAACATCAGCATCCGTTGATGTGTTCGATGGAAGAAGTGTAA